Proteins encoded together in one Bos indicus x Bos taurus breed Angus x Brahman F1 hybrid chromosome 28, Bos_hybrid_MaternalHap_v2.0, whole genome shotgun sequence window:
- the ZNF239 gene encoding zinc finger protein 239, with the protein MESEDYPSLKVPIQMATQDSSFCKKEPQDPQESKSLFVPEESTERKLTGAKSPPIEHCSENLQDKLVADVKEVVLPLLKGETVCHTGQLKESLEPFDYNHKDVCGWKSRVASHHYQRAHTEEKPCSHQDCGKTCTASPGGHPGEKIRPSQKVFKCSQCGRDFRERSDLVLHQRDHTEEKPYRCDQCGKGFTRSSSLLIHREVHADEKPYKCDKCGKGFTRSSSLLIHHSVHTGEKPYKCDKCGKGFTQSSKLHIHQRVHTGEKPYECGECGMSFSQRSNLHIHQRIHTGERPYKCGECGKGFSQSSNLHIHRCSHTGEKPYQCYDCGKGFSQSSDLRIHLRVHTGEKPYHCGKCGKGFSQSSKLLIHQRVHTGEKPYECNKCGKGFSQSSNLHIHQRVHRKDPH; encoded by the coding sequence ATGGAGAGTGAAGACTATCCATCTTTGAAAGTCCCAATCCAGATGGCCACCCAGGACTCCTCATTCTGTAAGAAAGAGCCCCAGGATCCTCAGGAAAGCAAAAGTCTGTTTGTACCTGAAGAAAGCACTGAGAGGAAACTGACAGGGGCAAAAAGTCCTCCCATCGAGCATTGTTCAGAGAACCTTCAAGATAAACTTGTGGCTGATGTAAAAGAAGTAGTCTTGCCATTGCTCAAAGGGGAGACAGTCTGCCATACTGGCCAGTTGAAAGAATCCTTGGAGCCCTTTGACTATAACCACAAAGACGTTTGTGGTTGGAAATCTCGGGTGGCCAGTCATCATTATCAGAGAGCTCATACAGAGGAGAAGCCCTGTAGCCATCAAGACTGTGGGAAAACATGTACCGCCAGCCCAGGTGGTCACCCTGGTGAGAAAATCCGCCCTTCACAGAAAGTATTCAAATGTAGTCAGTGTGGCAGGGACTTCAGGGAGCGCTCAGATCTAGTCCTTCATCAGAGGGACCACACTGAAGAAAAGCCCTACAGATGTGATCAGTGTGGGAAGGGCTTCACAAGGAGCTCAAGTCTCCTCATCCACCGTGAAGTCCACGCAGATGAGAAGCCTTATAAGTGCGATAAGTGTGGAAAGGGCTTCACCAGGAGTTCAAGTCTGCTCATTCATCACTCAGTCCACACAGGTGAGAAGCCTTATAAATGCGACAAGTGCGGGAAGGGCTTTACTCAGAGCTCCAAACTGCACATCCACCAGCGAGTGCACACTGGCGAGAAGCCCTACGAGTGTGGGGAGTGCGGCATGAGCTTCAGTCAGCGCTCCAACCTGCACATCCACCAGCGCATCCACACAGGGGAGAGGCCCTACAAGTGTGGGGAGTGCGGAAAGGGCTTCAGTCAGAGCTCAAACCTTCACATCCACCGCTGTtcacacacaggggagaagcctTACCAGTGCTACGACTGCGGGAAGGGCTTCAGCCAGAGCTCAGACCTCCGCATCCACCTGAGAGTCCACACTGGGGAGAAGCCCTATCACTGTGGCAAGTGTGGGAAGGGCTTCAGCCAGAGCTCCAAACTCCTCATCCACCAGAGAGtccacactggagagaagccctacGAGTGCAACAAATGTGGGAAGGGCTTCAGCCAGAGCTCCAACCTCCACATCCACCAGCGGGTCCACAGGAAAGATCCCCATTAA